DNA sequence from the Leptospira limi genome:
CTGCATCTACGGCATTGGTAGAATTTTCCTTTGGAATTCCCCCAACTGCCATATAGGCATCACCTATGGTTTTGATTTTTTCCATTCGATTTTCTTTACAAATTCGATCAAAGGCACGAAAGATTTGATCGAGTTCGTGGACTAAAACTTCAGCATTCATTGTTTCTGCAATTTTGGTAAACCCAACCATATCACAAAATAAGACAGAAGATTTCTCATATCGTTTTGGTACCACTCTTGCTTCTCTTTTTAATTCATCGGCAATGGGTTCGGGAAGGATATTGAGGAGCAAAGCTTCAGATTTTTTTCTTTCTATATTCAAATTACGACTTAGGATAAAAATTAAAATCCCTGTCAGGATTTGTACGAATAAATAATTTCCACCAGCATCCATGTAACGATCCATTTCAGTGGCATACCCTGTGACCCAATCTTTGTGAAAGTATTCCACTATATAAAGAGAAGCAGAGACACCAATATAAATGGAATAAACAATCCATATATTATGATTCCGAATGAGGATCAGTGCAATCACAAGCGAAGGAATCAAATAATAATGATTTCCACCAATAGAACCTCCATTAAAAAACCACATTGATGCAAGATAAAATAAAATCGTTAAGTTAAAAGGCCAATACAATATGAAGTAGATACTTTTGACTCGGCTTAAGTAGTACATGACAAGCATGAGAAACCCAGAACCTACATTCAAACAGATGAGAACCAAATAATTCTCTAAATACAAAACACCAAAAACTCCCAGTAAATTTAATACTCCATTTATGAGGGATACTGTATTAAATAGTCGATGTTCGAGTGAATGTTTTTTGGGGTCTCCGAGTAAGAGGTATATCAATTTCATTGTAATTGATCAGTATCACCTTAAAAACCAAACGAATTCAACCTTTTTTCAAAATGATTCTTTTTGATTTTTAAGATTTCCAACGATTTATACCGTCCCTCCTCTTAAACGATTTCATCAACAATGGTACCATTCAAGATTCGACAACTATTACATCTCCCTTTGGGACTACCGATCCAACTGATTCAGTGGTGTTTGACCAAAATAGCCTAACAACCTATGCGGTTTATATTAGGAATTCAAACTTAACAACAGGACTCTATTCCAGTACGAATGGAACCACTTACTCTCTATTAGGTGTCTTGATCAACAATGCCAATACAAATATTTTTGTAGCTTTTACAGGTCGATTCCAATTGTCGCATTAAAATTCACTAGACAATGGATTAAATTGGAATTCAACTGTATTGATCCAAGGTTATTGTATGGTGAAATACAATAGCACAAGTGCGTATATAATGGGAGATGGTCTTGTCGATAGAACCACTGATTCTGGAGTTTGCACTAATACACTCATCACTACCCCCGCATATCCTTCACGAACGTCCTGGCCCTGTCTATATGCAAATGGAAAAGTCTATTTACTCCATGGGAAAAATGGACTTGTTCCAATCCAAATATCAGTTTTAATTCTGGATTCAATCCCATCGCCAATCGGGCAGTTTTGATCGGTAAAAGACTTTTTGTCTTTGGACAACCAAACAATATTTATACGGATTTAGAATTACAATCTAAGTAGATTCATCCCAATCATGATTCTCATGATAAGGGAAACAATAAAAAAGCCCCTCCTCAAAGTTTCCTTCGAGAAGAGGCAACCGTCTTAAGGCAACTCTTGCCTTCTACAACTTAAGCGTTATTCAAAAGTCGTAGTACAGAATTTGGTCTGAGGCTGGCTTGCGCTAGCATTGCCGTACCGCTTTGCACGAGAATTTGTTTCGTCGTGAGCGCTACCATTTCCTCAGCCATATCTGCGTCCCTAATCCTTGATTCGGATGCTTGCATATTTTCGTATGCACCCATGAGGCCTTTTGCAGTACTTTCGAGCCTATTTTGATAAGCTCCCATATCTGCTCTCTGCTTCATGATCTTGTTCAAGGCGAAGTCCGCTTTTGCAATCGCTTCGTCTGCTTTTCCAGGTGTAGAGAGTGCAATTTTAATTGCCCCTTCTGACATCTTAAGAGCTTTCGAAGTCATAGTTCCAATGTAGAAACGCTCTCTTTGCCTTGCGTTTGCTCCCATGTGAAACCACATCGATGCTTTCGTTGACTTTCGAGCGAAGTCTCCTTCAAACAGTTTCATTTTGTTGAACTCTGCTTGCGAAGCGATTCGATCGATCTCATCCACCAGCGCAGATACTTCTACCTGCACGAGTTGCCTGTCCTCAGGTGTGTAGATTCCGTTCGAAGTCTGGATCGCTAAGGTCCGGATTCGTTGGATGATTTCAGCCGACTGGTCAAGGTAACCCTCTGCAGTCTGGATGAAACTAAGTCCATCTTCCGTATTCCTTTCCGCCTGACGTAAACCACGAATTTGTGTTCGTAGTTTTTCCGAAACAGCAAGACCAGAAGCATCATCACCGGCAAGGTTAATCCTTTGCCCAGTGGAGAGGTTCCTCATGGTCTTATCTACATCCCATTGTGTAAACTTGAGAGCACGATGTGATTGTATCGCACTCATGTTGTGATTGATAATCATTGGCCTACACTCCTTTGTGTATAACCAAGAACGGTATGTCTTTCGTTCTTAGCCGGACAATCCCTGTCCGGTGTCAAGGATGAGCTTTCATTTTGCCACCTGGCAGGGGAAAGCCGGCTGATTATCTAATTACAACTCTTCAGTTACACTAACCACCCTCTTCGTTAACTAATGTTAACGAAGGAGAGAAAGAACTCCTTGTGGACGAACATTCGCCTGAGCTAACATAGCAGTTCCAGATTGAACTAAAATCTGGTTCTTTGTGAAAGCCACAGTTTCTTCTGCCATATCCGCATCACGGATCCTAGACTCGGAAGCTTGGGTATTCTCATAAGCGTTCATGAGCCCTTTTGCAGTATGCTCAAGACGGTTAAAGTAAGCACCTAAGTTTGCTCTTTGTTTGCTAATACGTGTTAACGCAGCATCCAAAGTTCCGATCGCATCATTTGACTTATCAGCAGTTGACAAAGACAAGAGTTCTCCACTTTGACCTTTAAGATTAAGTGAACGTGCTGTCATTGTAGCAATGAACACTCTTTCTCTTTGGTGCATGTTTGGTCCCAAATGAAACCACATGGAGGTTGTTCTAGATCCACGTGCAAAATCCCCTTGAAGTAAATTCATTTTATTGAATTCAGCTTGAGAAGCAATTCTGTCCACTTCGTCGATAAGTTGTGAAACTTCAACTTGGATCATTTGTCTGTCTTCTTCAGTATAAATACCGTTAGACGATTGAATTGCAAGAGTTCGAATTCTTTGAATGATATCATTCGATTCTTGCAAATACCCTTCCGTTGTTTGGATAAGGCTCATACCGTCTTCGGTATTTCTTTCTGCTTGTCTAAGACCATTCACTTGCGTTCTCATTTTTTCCGAAACGGCAAGGCCTGATGCATCATCACCTGCTCGGTTGATTCGCATACCAGAGGATAGTTTTTCCATGTTCTTGGAAACTTCCTCGTTTTGGAACTTGAGGACGCGATGTGAGTTGATCGCGGCTAAATTGTGGTTTATGATCATTGGTTTCCTCCTTGAAACTTGATCTGGCAAACAAGAGAATCCCTTCTCTCGCTTTTTTTGTGTCTGGCTTTCAGGCCCCATAGGTGCCTAAAATCTCTATTTATTCCCTTAGTATGTCGGTGCTTGGATAGAAGAAATTAATTCGAAGAAATTGAGTAGTTTTCGGAGATTTTTGGGGTTAATTGCCTGTTTCTGGCAATTTTTGGCTACTTTAGCGTTTTATTTTTTTTAAAAAAAATTCTATTTTTCCCGATACGATCATCGGTATTTCTCCATTTTCCATGAGCAAATTTTGAAAAATGGAGAAAATCCAGAGGGAAAGCCCTAAATTAACGAGTGGCGAGAGGAGAAATGGTTTCCCATTGGTATACGGGATTGGAATTTCCTGAAAATTTATGTTCGATGGTTTTGACTTCTTTGAAGTTTTCAAAAAGACTTGCATTTAACGCACGTAAGGTTTGATCCATTGCTTGGATCCTTCGTTTGTTTAATACTTCTTCGGATTCTTTGGGACCAGTTTCCATACCACCAGTGTAATAAGTGATGGTGTCAACAGGTGCATTGGAATTTTCTTCGTCGGCATCGGCCGAATCATCTTCTGATTTGGTACGTGGTAATCGGTATTTTTCCATGATGGACTCTAAACGATTTGTATTCCAATCAATTACCAATTTTTGATTTTGATCAAGAAACCAAGATTGTTTGATCGCAAACCGAATGTCCAAAAGTTTTTTAGGGGAAAAAAGTTTCCCATCTTTTGCCAATGCTTCCACCGAATCAAAATAAGGTGGTGCACCAACCTCACCAACAATTTGGTAAATGAGAGCCGTAGGTTCTTCTTGTTTTAATACCTTTCTGTGAATTGGGATTTGTTCCCCTTCTCCGTTGGAAATATAGACAATGATGGATTCCCTATGGTCCAAAGAAGGATAGGAATACAATTGGAAGGGAACTAACAGACGGAATGGATTTTGTTCCGCCAAGATGAAAAAACTAAAAAACAAAAGTAAACTAAACCATGAACCAAATAAAAAAATAAAATCACGAGTGAGTTTGGTTTCGCCTGTTCCAATTTTATAAAACCGAATGGAAACGATTTTTAAAAATTCCCAATAGTTCTTAAGTAACTCTTTAATCTTTTGCAGATGCGTATTCATGAATTCCTTTAATCACACTCCGAGCAATTTTCTTTTGGAAGGTTTTATCTCGCAGTTTTTTACTTTCTTCAGGGTTTGTGAGATACCCCATTTCCACAAGTACAGCAGGCATAAGGCTTCCTCGCAAGACGGAAAAATCGGCCTTTTTCACTCCTCTTGCGGGAATTTCAGGGCTAAGGGCTTTTTCGTATTGGTTTGCGACGGAATCTGCCAATTTTTTGGAACGCCTTTGGGTCACACTCGATAACATTTGGGACTGGATTTGTGAAACCACAGGATTTTTGTGTTTTCCGATATACCGATTTTCGATGAGAGCCGTTTCCCTTGCGTTTTCTGTACTTGGGCTTTGCGATAAGTAATACACTTCGAACCCAGCTGCTTTTTCGGAAAGAGAGGCATTACAATGGAAACTGATAAAAATCACATCTCTTGTATCAGACAATACACGATTGGCAAATTTGGAACGATCTTCGAGTTCCACAAATCGATCGTCCTTTCTTACCATCTCTACTCGAATTTCTGGATAGTATTTACGTAAGTACAAATAGGTATAACGGGCAACACCAAGGCTTACTTCTTTTTCAAAATACCCCGTCGTGTCCGAAGTCCCTGGGTCCTTTCCTCCATGCCCAGCATCTATGATGATGGCTTTTACACCTAAGTTTCGTTTGGGGGTATTTTCCTTGGGAACAAGAACCATGAGTTCAGTTTCTTTGAATTGGTAACGAACATCATACGCGATTAAATTGAGTAAAATCGCTTCCACTAAATCGAGAGGAAGGTAAACTTCATCCTCCTTCTTTAAAATAGCTTTTGGGATTTTATAAATCTTACCATCCAAAGTGTAAAAACTACTGCCAATCCTGAATTGGATATTCCCTTGTGGTGTGTAAATGGAACCCACATTTGTGTATTTCTTTAGTTTGGTGGAAAGTTCAGGTAATATGGTTTTTAAATCTGAAAAACCAACATAATTCCCTTTCCCGTAAAGCGGAAGTTTTGTGACTTCAGCGTTTACGAGACACGGGAAAACAATCAGTAAAAGAAGGATTAATCTTTTTTGAAAAAAGAAAGGATTCGTTTCCAAATCGATTGTTTCTGTTTTTTGGATTGTTTCACTTCGTTGATATCGAAGAGATTCCGTCTTGGGTCATTCTTTTGGAAAGATTTCCCTTGTTGGTTTTTCTTATGCCCAGGTTTGCCCTTACCATCTTTCGTTTGGTGTCCATGTTTGAATTCATGGTGGGTCATCTTCGCTGGGTGTTTGTGATCACTTGGGTGTCCATGACTATGGCCTTCTGGATGGGACATCTTTGCAGGTAGGTGTCCACCCGATTTTCCTTTATGGCGATTCCTGTCACCTGACCGATGTTCGCCTCTCTCGCCACCCCGTTCTGTGCGATCCCCTCGCCCAGACTGGTCTCCCCGTCTTGGTTTTCCACCCCTTCCACCTCGTTCGCGGTCTTGGTATTTTTTTTCACCAGGGATCACTTCGTCGGCAAACACAGGAGTGAATTCACCAGTTGGGAATTCTAGATACTCTTCCCGGATTTCACCCACAGGGATTTTCGAGTTAAGATACTTTTCAATGCGTTCCAGTTCTGTATAATCTGTTTCGGAACAAAGGCCAATCGATTGACCTTTCCTACCTGCACGAGCGGTACGACCAATTCGGTGCACATAGTTTTCTGCATCTTGTGGAAGGTCATAATTATAAACCACATCAATATTTTCTATGTCTATCCCACGAGAAGCAACATCTGTTGCGATGAGGTATTTGTACTTGCCCGCTTTGAAATCACGAAGGAGACGTATCCGTTTCTTTTGGTCCAGTTCGGAGGAAAGTCCCGTGGCAGTGATTCCGTATCTTCGTAATACAGAAACAATTTTAGGGATATTCATTTTGTAGTTTGTAAAAATGATCCCAAGGCCTTCGATCTGATAGTTTAACAAAGAATTGACGAGGTAAGGGAGTTTTTCTTCCCTCCCCAAGTGTAAGAGGGTTTGGTCGATCCGTTCTGTGATGACTTTTTCCGGATTGATGTGAACTTCAATGGGTTCGTTCAAATACCTGCTGGCAAGTCGTACCACTTCGTAACTGAGGGTGGCACTAAAGAGTAAGGATTGTTTTCTGTTTTTACATTTGTGGAAGATGTACTTGAGGTCTTGCACAAATCCCATATCGAACATTCTGTCCGCTTCATCGAGGATCACCACTTTGATGTTTTCCAAAGAAAGTCCATGGTTTTTCACAAAGTCAATGAGTCGTCCTGGAGTTGCCACGATGATACAAGCTTTGTTTCCAAGGGCTTGTTCTTGCGATTTGTAATCAGTTCCTCCGATGATGGTAGCCACACCGAGGTCGGTAAACTCTAGTAATTTTTTTGCTTCTTCTGCGATCTGGATCGTGAGTTCTCT
Encoded proteins:
- a CDS encoding N-acetylmuramoyl-L-alanine amidase family protein, which encodes METNPFFFQKRLILLLLIVFPCLVNAEVTKLPLYGKGNYVGFSDLKTILPELSTKLKKYTNVGSIYTPQGNIQFRIGSSFYTLDGKIYKIPKAILKKEDEVYLPLDLVEAILLNLIAYDVRYQFKETELMVLVPKENTPKRNLGVKAIIIDAGHGGKDPGTSDTTGYFEKEVSLGVARYTYLYLRKYYPEIRVEMVRKDDRFVELEDRSKFANRVLSDTRDVIFISFHCNASLSEKAAGFEVYYLSQSPSTENARETALIENRYIGKHKNPVVSQIQSQMLSSVTQRRSKKLADSVANQYEKALSPEIPARGVKKADFSVLRGSLMPAVLVEMGYLTNPEESKKLRDKTFQKKIARSVIKGIHEYASAKD
- a CDS encoding DEAD/DEAH box helicase, with product MKFNELPFHESLKKALDKIGYTELTPIQAKSIPFAMEGHDLTGLAQTGTGKTMAFLLPTLHRLLSAEEEEALPYALVLAPTRELTIQIAEEAKKLLEFTDLGVATIIGGTDYKSQEQALGNKACIIVATPGRLIDFVKNHGLSLENIKVVILDEADRMFDMGFVQDLKYIFHKCKNRKQSLLFSATLSYEVVRLASRYLNEPIEVHINPEKVITERIDQTLLHLGREEKLPYLVNSLLNYQIEGLGIIFTNYKMNIPKIVSVLRRYGITATGLSSELDQKKRIRLLRDFKAGKYKYLIATDVASRGIDIENIDVVYNYDLPQDAENYVHRIGRTARAGRKGQSIGLCSETDYTELERIEKYLNSKIPVGEIREEYLEFPTGEFTPVFADEVIPGEKKYQDRERGGRGGKPRRGDQSGRGDRTERGGERGEHRSGDRNRHKGKSGGHLPAKMSHPEGHSHGHPSDHKHPAKMTHHEFKHGHQTKDGKGKPGHKKNQQGKSFQKNDPRRNLFDINEVKQSKKQKQSIWKRILSFFKKD
- a CDS encoding flagellin N-terminal helical domain-containing protein, which codes for MIINHNMSAIQSHRALKFTQWDVDKTMRNLSTGQRINLAGDDASGLAVSEKLRTQIRGLRQAERNTEDGLSFIQTAEGYLDQSAEIIQRIRTLAIQTSNGIYTPEDRQLVQVEVSALVDEIDRIASQAEFNKMKLFEGDFARKSTKASMWFHMGANARQRERFYIGTMTSKALKMSEGAIKIALSTPGKADEAIAKADFALNKIMKQRADMGAYQNRLESTAKGLMGAYENMQASESRIRDADMAEEMVALTTKQILVQSGTAMLAQASLRPNSVLRLLNNA
- a CDS encoding LIC_10740 family protein; translated protein: MNTHLQKIKELLKNYWEFLKIVSIRFYKIGTGETKLTRDFIFLFGSWFSLLLFFSFFILAEQNPFRLLVPFQLYSYPSLDHRESIIVYISNGEGEQIPIHRKVLKQEEPTALIYQIVGEVGAPPYFDSVEALAKDGKLFSPKKLLDIRFAIKQSWFLDQNQKLVIDWNTNRLESIMEKYRLPRTKSEDDSADADEENSNAPVDTITYYTGGMETGPKESEEVLNKRRIQAMDQTLRALNASLFENFKEVKTIEHKFSGNSNPVYQWETISPLATR
- a CDS encoding flagellin N-terminal helical domain-containing protein produces the protein MIINHNLAAINSHRVLKFQNEEVSKNMEKLSSGMRINRAGDDASGLAVSEKMRTQVNGLRQAERNTEDGMSLIQTTEGYLQESNDIIQRIRTLAIQSSNGIYTEEDRQMIQVEVSQLIDEVDRIASQAEFNKMNLLQGDFARGSRTTSMWFHLGPNMHQRERVFIATMTARSLNLKGQSGELLSLSTADKSNDAIGTLDAALTRISKQRANLGAYFNRLEHTAKGLMNAYENTQASESRIRDADMAEETVAFTKNQILVQSGTAMLAQANVRPQGVLSLLR
- a CDS encoding adenylate/guanylate cyclase domain-containing protein, with the protein product MKLIYLLLGDPKKHSLEHRLFNTVSLINGVLNLLGVFGVLYLENYLVLICLNVGSGFLMLVMYYLSRVKSIYFILYWPFNLTILFYLASMWFFNGGSIGGNHYYLIPSLVIALILIRNHNIWIVYSIYIGVSASLYIVEYFHKDWVTGYATEMDRYMDAGGNYLFVQILTGILIFILSRNLNIERKKSEALLLNILPEPIADELKREARVVPKRYEKSSVLFCDMVGFTKIAETMNAEVLVHELDQIFRAFDRICKENRMEKIKTIGDAYMAVGGIPKENSTNAVDAVLCGLGFQSYMAEQKEIHQLHGRAFWEIRLGIHIGPLVAGVVGSDKFAYDVWGDTVNTASRLESSGVVAEVNISRSVYEEVQKIFECEPRGFVSIKNKADIEMYLVKGFLPEYASPIDSKLPNELFQRLYKTGALFYTNEVES